In the Leptospira limi genome, one interval contains:
- a CDS encoding chitobiase/beta-hexosaminidase C-terminal domain-containing protein, with the protein MRNKLYLLFVLILFSSQCVGILPDGSSKQGFNAFVFLLGLMGGNPSTSQDLSPGTTLDLSGDGKTDATLVDSDGDGVSDGINLTGDTTPNLILLDTNGDGIPDAVDSNGDGNADYYISPNPPGFLMTAPGGTGNPVVIIVDSNGNPLGFDTDGDGTPNDTAIVTILSDTTPPTLTSSLLAGTYSTAQTTTLTCSDNRAPGSIVYTMDASSPTFSPKLGTVVNRSSQSISLSTEGNHTLQAICRDLAGNLSAPLNITYTIDSQVPALTLVGQTATAISSQAGAITSSTTTWQSNRSGSYVIREGSDCASGTQVASGNVTADDDQTFQRSYTNFTGEGTKTYRICVTGSNGLTGFVSFNIRRDDTPPTVTTNPGGGSYATATSVSASCSDVGGSGCDKIAYSVLVGSSPTNPSIQGSTGSITSGNLYNTAIAMSDGATTYTKFIARDLAGNVSNVASQNYIVDTEVATITINSHTQAINGTSNVSLSWQTSKAGSYQIRLGGTNCSTGTALSNTSNNSNVTGNSTASSEVVSTIANSHFTEGENTIRICVANLVGSFGSTNRTTRKDTTAPVVTMTSPSGAGPFATGTQLQLSCSDTNESGCDKIIYTLNGTEPTFDGSGAVTNGSVYTTPMALSDGSNQVRYLARDLAGNLSSSGDHSFYLGPPDAPTFVEAQAGGTSAVVQWWPVSGATSYTVYYGTSPGVTTASTSYGPVTDSYATITGLASGTLYYFRVVASNTVGTSSFSLLEASALTTVTPPGTSETGVHIDISAGQGYSSGHRASAVIDYINGKLIVVTRNDANYAKPSLFKCNLDGSSCSHTDISAGQSAYSGNTPIPIIDYVNEKLLVVSINGANNFKPSLFRCNLDGSSCSHTDISSGQGTNSGMYPTAVIDQINRKLLVVTQNEANNKKPSLFRCNLDGTSCSHTDISVGQGTSSGYSPNAIIDYSNGKLLVVTSNGANNFKPSLFRCNLDGTNCYHIDISTCQGTSSGSSPIPIIDYVNGKLLVVTSNGANNFKPSLFRCNLDGSSCSHTVISNGQATNSGFSPKAIIDHSNGKLMVVTQNAANNNKPSLFRCNLDGTSCSHTDISVGQGTNSGYLPTAVMDHINGKLLVITQNNANSNKPSLFIW; encoded by the coding sequence ATGCGAAATAAACTTTACTTACTTTTTGTTCTAATTCTTTTTTCGAGCCAATGTGTTGGAATCCTCCCCGATGGTTCCTCGAAACAGGGTTTCAATGCATTTGTTTTTTTACTTGGACTGATGGGAGGGAATCCGAGTACCTCTCAGGATTTATCCCCTGGTACTACACTTGATCTTTCGGGAGATGGGAAAACAGACGCCACTCTAGTAGATTCAGATGGGGATGGTGTATCCGATGGGATCAACCTAACAGGTGACACTACTCCCAATCTTATCCTTCTCGATACAAACGGTGATGGAATTCCCGATGCAGTTGACAGCAATGGAGACGGCAATGCCGATTACTACATCAGTCCAAACCCTCCTGGATTTTTAATGACAGCCCCAGGTGGAACAGGAAATCCTGTGGTCATAATTGTTGATTCCAATGGAAATCCACTTGGGTTTGATACTGACGGTGATGGGACACCGAATGACACAGCCATTGTCACAATCCTAAGTGATACAACACCTCCTACTCTCACCAGTTCTTTGTTAGCTGGCACTTATTCAACGGCGCAAACTACTACGCTCACTTGTTCTGATAACAGAGCTCCTGGTTCGATTGTATACACGATGGACGCTTCTTCTCCAACATTTTCACCAAAACTGGGAACGGTGGTGAATCGCTCTTCCCAATCCATTTCCCTTTCTACGGAAGGAAATCATACTCTACAAGCTATCTGTCGTGACCTGGCAGGAAACCTTTCGGCACCATTAAATATTACGTATACGATTGATTCCCAAGTCCCTGCACTTACTCTAGTAGGCCAAACGGCAACTGCGATTAGCTCCCAAGCCGGTGCCATTACAAGTTCTACAACAACTTGGCAATCCAATCGTTCTGGTTCATATGTAATCCGTGAAGGGAGCGATTGTGCCTCTGGAACTCAAGTGGCATCGGGGAATGTGACTGCCGATGACGATCAAACCTTCCAACGTTCCTATACTAATTTTACAGGCGAAGGAACCAAAACCTATAGGATTTGCGTTACAGGATCCAATGGACTAACTGGATTTGTTTCCTTTAACATCAGGCGAGATGACACACCACCTACAGTCACCACAAATCCAGGTGGAGGGAGTTATGCAACGGCGACTTCTGTTTCTGCTTCTTGTTCGGACGTAGGAGGCTCTGGATGTGATAAAATCGCCTATTCAGTATTAGTTGGCTCTTCTCCGACAAATCCCAGTATCCAAGGAAGTACGGGAAGCATCACCAGTGGAAATTTGTACAATACAGCCATTGCCATGTCAGATGGGGCAACCACCTACACGAAGTTTATTGCCCGTGACCTTGCTGGGAATGTATCCAATGTGGCTTCACAAAATTATATCGTAGATACAGAAGTGGCAACAATTACCATCAATTCACATACTCAGGCAATCAATGGTACTTCTAATGTATCATTAAGCTGGCAAACATCCAAAGCTGGTTCTTACCAAATTCGATTAGGAGGAACGAACTGCTCAACTGGAACGGCTCTCTCCAATACAAGTAACAATTCTAATGTCACCGGGAATTCAACCGCGTCCAGTGAAGTGGTGTCAACCATCGCAAACTCCCATTTTACAGAAGGGGAAAATACGATTCGCATATGTGTGGCAAACCTAGTCGGAAGTTTTGGATCCACCAACCGAACGACAAGGAAAGACACAACTGCTCCTGTCGTAACGATGACCTCCCCTTCTGGTGCTGGTCCTTTTGCAACGGGAACCCAACTCCAACTCAGTTGTTCCGATACAAACGAAAGTGGCTGTGACAAAATCATATATACCTTAAACGGCACTGAACCAACGTTTGATGGCAGTGGAGCAGTGACAAATGGATCTGTTTATACAACACCAATGGCGCTCTCCGATGGGAGTAACCAAGTGCGTTACCTGGCCCGTGACTTAGCAGGAAATTTAAGTTCAAGTGGGGACCATAGTTTTTATTTGGGCCCACCAGATGCCCCAACGTTTGTGGAAGCTCAAGCTGGTGGAACGAGTGCCGTTGTACAATGGTGGCCAGTGAGTGGTGCTACTTCGTATACTGTTTACTATGGCACAAGTCCAGGAGTGACGACGGCTTCGACAAGTTATGGGCCTGTGACAGATTCTTATGCAACCATCACAGGTTTGGCGAGTGGGACTTTGTATTACTTTAGGGTGGTGGCAAGTAACACTGTGGGAACCAGTTCATTCTCATTATTGGAAGCGAGTGCTTTGACGACAGTAACACCACCGGGGACAAGTGAAACAGGTGTACATATTGATATATCGGCAGGGCAGGGATATAGTTCAGGTCATAGAGCTTCTGCTGTAATTGATTATATCAATGGAAAACTAATCGTCGTTACACGAAATGATGCAAACTATGCAAAACCCAGTCTATTCAAATGCAATTTAGATGGATCAAGTTGCTCCCATACAGATATTTCAGCCGGACAGTCAGCTTATTCTGGTAATACACCAATTCCAATCATTGATTATGTAAATGAAAAGTTGTTAGTCGTCTCGATTAATGGGGCGAATAATTTCAAACCAAGTCTTTTTAGATGTAATCTAGATGGTTCTAGTTGCTCCCATACAGATATTTCTTCCGGACAAGGTACTAATTCTGGTATGTATCCGACCGCAGTCATTGATCAGATCAATAGAAAGTTGTTGGTTGTTACTCAAAATGAAGCAAATAATAAAAAACCTAGTCTCTTCAGGTGTAATTTAGATGGTACTAGCTGCTCACATACTGATATTTCGGTTGGGCAAGGGACTAGTTCAGGTTATAGCCCAAATGCTATTATTGATTATTCTAATGGAAAGTTGTTAGTTGTTACAAGTAATGGAGCGAATAATTTCAAACCTAGTCTCTTCAGATGTAATTTAGATGGTACTAACTGCTACCATATAGATATTTCTACTTGTCAAGGGACTAGTTCAGGTTCTAGCCCAATTCCAATCATTGATTATGTAAATGGAAAGTTGTTAGTTGTTACAAGTAATGGAGCGAATAATTTCAAACCAAGTCTTTTTAGGTGTAATCTTGATGGTTCTAGCTGCTCCCATACAGTTATTTCTAATGGACAAGCGACTAATTCGGGTTTTAGCCCAAAGGCAATTATTGATCATTCCAATGGAAAGTTGATGGTAGTCACTCAAAACGCTGCAAACAATAACAAACCTAGTCTCTTCAGGTGTAATTTAGATGGTACTAGCTGCTCACATACAGATATTTCGGTAGGGCAAGGGACTAATTCAGGTTATTTGCCCACTGCTGTCATGGATCATATTAATGGAAAACTCTTAGTTATCACCCAAAACAATGCTAACTCCAACAAACCCTCCCTCTTCATCTGGTAA
- the pckA gene encoding phosphoenolpyruvate carboxykinase (ATP), protein MSVSTNLKGLAELGLKPSEVFHNLSYEEIYQHELNNKEGVTSDNGTMMVDTGIFTGRSPKDKYFVDEPSSQNNIWWGPVNTKVSEAIFNELYAEVTKFLDNKKLYVFDGHAGTNDDTRISLRVVTERAWQHHFCTNMFLRPTKEELAKLNPEFTIINASGYKNAKYKEHGLNSEVFVIFHLAKKICIIGGTEYGGEMKKGIFSVMNYYLPLKNVLTMHCSANVGKDGDSALFFGLSGTGKTTLSTDPNRKLIGDDEHGWDDNGIFNIEGGCYAKTINLDPKTEPEIYAAIRRDALLENVVYDATTKKVDYSSAAKTENTRVSYPIFHIDNIQPGSKAGHPNTVIFLTYDAYGVLPAVSKLSIEQAMYHFLSGYTAKVAGTERGVKEPQATFSACFGQAFMTLHPTFYAKLLGEKMKKHKVNAYLINTGLVGGKYGVGKRMNLPATRQIINEILNGNIEKSEFEKHPVFQVSFPKSVNGVDSHILNPRNAWENKEEYDKTAQDLAKQFVENYKKYLTGSKEFDFSQYGPVA, encoded by the coding sequence ATGTCAGTATCTACTAATCTAAAAGGCCTTGCTGAACTCGGCCTAAAACCGTCCGAAGTCTTCCATAACTTATCATACGAAGAAATTTACCAGCACGAATTGAATAACAAAGAAGGTGTTACTTCCGATAATGGAACGATGATGGTGGATACCGGGATTTTTACGGGTCGTTCCCCTAAAGACAAGTACTTTGTCGATGAACCTTCTTCCCAAAACAACATTTGGTGGGGACCAGTAAACACGAAAGTTTCCGAAGCAATTTTTAACGAACTCTACGCAGAAGTAACCAAATTCCTCGATAACAAAAAATTATACGTATTTGATGGCCACGCAGGAACAAACGACGACACACGTATCTCTCTCCGTGTTGTGACTGAAAGAGCTTGGCAACACCACTTTTGCACAAACATGTTCCTTCGCCCAACAAAAGAAGAACTCGCTAAACTCAATCCAGAGTTTACCATCATCAACGCATCTGGTTACAAAAACGCAAAATACAAAGAACACGGTCTCAACTCCGAAGTGTTCGTGATCTTCCACTTAGCAAAAAAAATCTGTATCATCGGTGGAACAGAATACGGTGGGGAAATGAAAAAAGGGATTTTCTCTGTCATGAACTACTACCTTCCACTCAAAAACGTTCTTACAATGCACTGCTCTGCAAACGTTGGAAAAGACGGAGATAGCGCACTTTTCTTTGGTCTTTCTGGAACAGGAAAAACAACTCTTTCCACAGACCCAAATCGTAAGCTCATCGGTGATGATGAACATGGTTGGGACGATAACGGAATCTTCAACATTGAAGGTGGTTGTTACGCAAAAACCATCAACTTAGATCCAAAAACAGAACCAGAAATCTATGCAGCCATCCGTCGTGATGCACTCCTCGAAAACGTTGTGTATGATGCGACAACGAAAAAGGTAGATTATTCTTCCGCTGCGAAAACAGAAAACACTCGTGTTTCGTATCCAATCTTCCACATCGACAACATCCAACCAGGATCCAAAGCAGGTCACCCAAACACTGTGATCTTCCTTACTTACGATGCTTACGGTGTATTACCTGCAGTGTCTAAACTTTCCATCGAACAAGCGATGTACCACTTCCTTTCTGGTTATACAGCAAAGGTTGCAGGAACAGAGCGCGGTGTGAAAGAACCTCAAGCAACGTTCTCAGCTTGTTTTGGTCAGGCGTTTATGACCCTTCACCCAACTTTCTATGCAAAACTACTTGGTGAAAAAATGAAAAAACACAAAGTAAATGCATACCTCATCAACACAGGTCTTGTTGGTGGAAAGTATGGTGTTGGAAAAAGGATGAACCTTCCTGCAACTCGCCAAATCATCAATGAAATCCTCAACGGAAACATTGAAAAATCCGAGTTTGAAAAACACCCAGTATTCCAAGTGTCTTTCCCTAAATCCGTAAATGGTGTGGATTCTCATATCCTAAACCCACGTAACGCTTGGGAAAACAAGGAAGAATACGACAAAACAGCGCAAGATCTTGCGAAACAATTTGTAGAAAACTATAAAAAGTATCTCACTGGTTCCAAAGAATTTGATTTCAGCCAATACGGCCCAGTAGCGTAA
- a CDS encoding glycogen/starch synthase translates to MKILHASAEYFPYIKMGGLADMLASLTKEQAKSEKVYVALPLIGSLGKEPNWTGKEYKTILPEDASEETVAVSLLTKARFREADESGIKLYFFDSELFRGLDSIYGTTDEHYRFAIFSYACYALSQILQVDAFHAHDWHTALSLALQKNSIHSIPSVFTIHNLAYQGDHPFWMTGFLREDPFRLITSPFDHNEKCNYMKAGILSAGQITTVSPGYREETLQEPNGFGLSYALQKRGSDYTGILNGIDADEWNPKSDKRIFQTYSVQDWEEGKLKNKKLLYEEIGRPHLPLETPLIGLIGRLTYQKGFPTFLQAFLERRHLPHRYVVLGSGDPETEKAFFHLSDVLPDVFYFYRGYNETLAHKIEAASDFFLMPSLFEPCGLNQMYSHVYGSIPIVSRVGGLRDTVEESTDPKFKTGIVFEPSDASSLGYALERAKDLYFSTDKKSVVNNVMNLDWTWTKRKKEYDFIYQKAITLLE, encoded by the coding sequence ATGAAGATTCTCCACGCATCCGCAGAATATTTTCCCTACATCAAGATGGGTGGTCTTGCGGACATGCTCGCCTCCCTTACCAAAGAACAGGCTAAGTCCGAAAAAGTTTATGTCGCATTACCTCTCATTGGATCATTGGGGAAAGAGCCAAACTGGACAGGCAAAGAGTATAAGACCATCCTCCCCGAAGATGCCAGTGAGGAAACCGTTGCGGTAAGTTTACTCACAAAAGCAAGGTTCCGGGAAGCAGATGAATCCGGGATCAAATTGTATTTTTTTGATTCTGAATTGTTTCGTGGTTTGGATTCCATTTATGGAACGACAGATGAACATTACCGTTTTGCCATTTTTTCATACGCTTGTTATGCGCTAAGCCAAATCTTACAAGTAGATGCCTTCCATGCCCACGATTGGCATACTGCATTGTCTCTCGCCTTACAAAAAAATTCGATCCATTCCATTCCTTCTGTTTTTACGATCCACAACCTTGCTTACCAAGGGGACCATCCCTTTTGGATGACTGGATTTTTGAGAGAAGATCCCTTTCGCCTGATCACTAGCCCATTTGACCACAATGAAAAATGCAATTATATGAAGGCAGGGATTTTGTCTGCAGGGCAAATCACAACCGTAAGTCCAGGTTACAGAGAAGAAACATTACAGGAACCCAATGGATTTGGCCTCAGTTATGCCTTACAAAAACGAGGATCGGATTATACAGGAATTTTAAACGGAATTGATGCCGACGAATGGAATCCAAAGTCTGACAAACGGATTTTCCAAACCTACTCGGTTCAGGATTGGGAAGAAGGGAAATTAAAAAACAAAAAACTTCTTTATGAAGAAATTGGTAGACCTCATTTGCCATTAGAAACACCACTCATTGGTCTCATTGGTAGACTCACCTACCAAAAAGGATTCCCCACTTTTTTACAGGCATTTTTGGAAAGACGCCACCTTCCACACCGTTATGTGGTTTTAGGTTCAGGGGATCCTGAAACCGAAAAAGCATTTTTTCATTTATCAGATGTGCTACCAGATGTGTTTTATTTTTACCGAGGATACAATGAAACTCTAGCTCACAAAATTGAAGCGGCAAGTGATTTTTTCCTCATGCCATCACTCTTTGAACCTTGTGGCCTCAACCAAATGTATAGTCATGTTTACGGATCCATTCCGATTGTTTCCCGAGTGGGTGGTTTAAGAGATACAGTGGAAGAATCGACGGATCCAAAATTCAAAACAGGTATTGTCTTTGAACCGAGTGACGCTAGTTCGCTGGGATATGCGTTAGAACGAGCAAAAGATCTGTATTTCTCGACAGATAAAAAATCTGTAGTGAATAACGTGATGAATTTAGATTGGACTTGGACCAAACGAAAAAAAGAGTATGATTTTATTTATCAAAAAGCCATTACACTTTTAGAATGA
- a CDS encoding DUF1304 domain-containing protein produces MKLTSLILTGFVAVEHVFILVLEMFLWKTEFGMKVFQLTPETAEITAKLAKNQGLYNGFLAAGLFWALFFIKEQNQKFQTILFFLVCVVVAGIYGSATAKFSILFSQGLPAFLALVVHWLANHKR; encoded by the coding sequence ATGAAACTCACTTCTCTCATATTGACTGGATTTGTTGCGGTAGAACATGTATTTATATTGGTATTGGAAATGTTCTTATGGAAAACAGAATTTGGAATGAAAGTATTCCAACTCACACCTGAAACAGCGGAAATCACTGCAAAACTCGCAAAAAACCAAGGTTTGTACAATGGGTTTTTGGCTGCAGGATTGTTTTGGGCACTGTTTTTCATCAAAGAACAAAACCAAAAATTCCAAACGATTTTGTTTTTTCTCGTTTGTGTTGTGGTGGCGGGGATTTATGGATCTGCAACTGCAAAATTTTCGATTTTGTTTTCGCAAGGATTACCCGCATTTTTAGCATTAGTTGTACATTGGTTGGCCAATCATAAACGATGA
- a CDS encoding RNA polymerase sigma factor, with the protein MIEDPHIALLESCLQGKTKALEELVKFFQPKVFSLALKFLWNPEDAEDATQEILVKVITNLGGFRRESKLSTWIYKIASNHLINVKKSNLETKHIHFRNIRDELHKTQYNIPSHSMDHSGSNLEEDSNSDVSNMVLHVQVACTYAMLQSLTRKYRMAYLLGDVFSISSEEGGLVMGIKPESYRQLLSRARNQLEQFLGKECSLSKSTNPCQCKNRIRYATKVGRIRSYLKLSEQMKLDGRWKQMKPLLPETTKIRKAAEIYRNQPNFLPKKNQLESIRTLLNNSFPFSAS; encoded by the coding sequence ATGATCGAAGATCCACATATCGCTCTTTTAGAGAGTTGTTTACAAGGTAAAACTAAGGCGTTGGAAGAGTTGGTAAAATTCTTCCAACCAAAAGTTTTTTCCTTAGCTCTAAAATTTTTATGGAACCCTGAAGATGCAGAGGATGCCACACAAGAAATTTTAGTTAAAGTGATTACAAATCTGGGTGGATTTCGAAGAGAGAGCAAACTATCCACTTGGATTTATAAGATTGCCAGTAACCACCTCATCAATGTTAAAAAGTCAAATCTAGAAACAAAACACATTCACTTTAGAAACATCCGTGATGAATTACACAAAACTCAATACAATATACCTTCTCATTCAATGGATCACTCCGGATCCAATTTAGAAGAGGATTCAAATTCTGATGTTTCGAATATGGTTTTACATGTGCAAGTAGCTTGTACATATGCGATGTTACAAAGTTTAACTCGTAAGTATAGGATGGCTTATTTATTGGGAGATGTATTTTCAATTTCGAGTGAAGAAGGTGGACTCGTAATGGGAATTAAACCTGAATCCTATCGACAATTATTATCAAGAGCAAGAAACCAATTAGAACAATTTTTGGGAAAAGAATGTAGTTTAAGTAAGAGTACAAATCCATGCCAATGTAAAAACAGAATTCGTTATGCAACTAAGGTTGGAAGGATTCGATCCTATTTAAAATTATCGGAACAGATGAAACTCGATGGTAGATGGAAACAGATGAAACCTCTATTACCAGAAACTACCAAAATCCGAAAGGCAGCTGAAATTTACAGAAACCAACCAAATTTTTTACCTAAAAAAAACCAATTAGAAAGTATTCGAACTTTGTTAAACAACTCGTTTCCATTCTCTGCAAGTTGA
- a CDS encoding AraC family transcriptional regulator, giving the protein MDLLSDILFSAGWKNDLLSKGQIFDSFGFHFPCEKSGGFHVVTQGSCYARIGNKLIPLKKGDLLFITRGIQHELLSDPKAKVVTIERFLNEKNNQKKEQIPVTTFVSVRYEVPNGPVHPLLMELPDFIYIPYESIQKHHSLEDFIQILSKELELNLGTDLIVQRLTDIMLYYMIRIWLQQEENSPSGWIKAFHDKTVLYALEKLHNAYAKDWTIESLAKETGVSRANLANKFRDVLGIPPMEYLAKLRMEKAKVLFQKGNMGLEEIAQNVGYASAFSFSKAYKRIYGNSPSREWKRVV; this is encoded by the coding sequence GATAGTTTTGGATTTCACTTCCCTTGCGAAAAAAGTGGCGGATTCCATGTAGTGACACAAGGCAGTTGTTATGCGAGAATAGGAAATAAATTAATCCCACTCAAAAAAGGTGATTTATTATTTATCACAAGAGGGATACAACACGAGTTATTATCTGATCCAAAAGCAAAAGTTGTTACCATTGAACGATTTTTGAATGAGAAAAATAACCAAAAGAAAGAGCAAATTCCAGTCACTACCTTTGTATCCGTTCGGTATGAAGTGCCTAATGGACCTGTCCACCCACTTCTCATGGAGTTACCAGATTTTATCTATATTCCATATGAAAGTATCCAAAAACACCACTCGCTTGAAGATTTTATTCAAATCCTTTCGAAAGAACTAGAGCTAAATCTTGGAACTGACTTAATTGTACAAAGATTAACAGACATTATGCTGTACTATATGATTCGTATTTGGTTACAACAAGAGGAAAATTCACCTTCTGGTTGGATCAAAGCCTTTCATGATAAAACAGTATTGTATGCTTTAGAAAAACTTCACAATGCATATGCAAAGGATTGGACAATCGAATCACTCGCAAAAGAAACTGGGGTATCTCGCGCAAACCTAGCTAACAAATTTCGGGATGTATTGGGAATTCCTCCAATGGAGTATTTGGCAAAACTGCGTATGGAAAAAGCAAAAGTTTTATTTCAAAAAGGGAATATGGGTTTAGAGGAAATTGCACAAAATGTAGGTTATGCATCAGCTTTCTCTTTTTCCAAAGCTTATAAAAGAATTTATGGAAATTCACCTAGCAGAGAATGGAAACGAGTTGTGTAA